The Drosophila mauritiana strain mau12 chromosome 2R, ASM438214v1, whole genome shotgun sequence genome has a segment encoding these proteins:
- the LOC117137593 gene encoding pro-resilin — protein sequence MKAFTSIALLVCLAAWTHAEPPVPQNQYLPPNQSPQAPSNNYLPPTQGYQSPSNNYLPPQRTGGNGGAPSNSYGAPIAPPQGQYGAPALTGAIFKGGNGNGGYGGGNGNGNGYGQRDEEQYGPAKYEFKYDVQDYESGNDFGHMESRDGDLAVGRYYVLLPDGRKQIVEYEADQNGYRPTIRYEQVGNGNGNGNGNGRNGGGYDSNAQQGKFNGY from the exons ATGAAG GCTTTTACATCCATTGCCCTGCTCGTGTGCCTGGCTGCCTGGACCCATGCGGAACCACCAGTTCCCCAGAACCAATACCTGCCACCGAACCAGTCGCCCCAGGCGCCGTCCAACAACTACCTGCCGCCCACGCAGGGCTACCAGTCGCCGTCGAACAACTACTTGCCACCCCAGCGGACTGGCGGCAATGGAGGAGCGCCCAGCAACAGCTATGGCGCCCCCATCGCTCCTCCTCAGGGTCAATACGGTGCTCCAGCGCTAACTGGTGCCATCTTCAAgggcggaaacggaaacggcgGCTATGGCGGCGGCAATGGCAACGGCAACGGCTACGGACAACGGGATGAGGAGCAGTACGGACCGGCCAAGTACGAGTTCAAGTACGACGTACAGGACTACGAGTCGGGCAATGACTTCGGACACATGGAGTCCCGCGATGGCGATCTTGCCGTGGGCCGCTACTACGTCCTGCTGCCCGATGGTCGCAAACAGATTGTTGAGTACGAGGCCGACCAGAATGGATACCGCCCAACCATTCGGTACGAGCAGGTCGGCAATGGCAACGGaaacggcaatggcaatggtCGCAACGGTGGCGGTTATGATAGCAACGCGCAGCAGGGCAAGTTCAACGGCTACTAA
- the LOC117137592 gene encoding casein kinase II subunit beta': MTDSDESSWIHWFCKQRGNEFFCEVDEEYIQDKFNLNFLDSNVKNYKCALEVILDLNPGSGSEDPAEPELEASAEKLYGLIHARFILTNRGIELMLEKYNKGEFGTCPRVFCHQQPVLPIGLSDNPGEDMVAIYCPKCNDVYIPKASRHSNLDGAFFGTGFPHMLFMEKPDARPKRGKQKFVPRLFGFKIHHTAYRTAAENQKDATVSPVGEIDSPSHI, encoded by the exons ATGACTGATTCGGACGAGTCTTCCTGGATTCATTGGTTTTGCAAGCAGCGTGGCAACGAGTTCTTTTGCGAAGTGGATGAGGAATACATCCAGGACAAGTTCAACCTAAACTTTCTTGACTCGAACGTGAAGAACTACAAATGTGCCTTGGAGGTGATCCTGGATCTCAATCCGGGTTCAGGCTCGGAAGACCCCGCTGAACCAGAACTGGAGGCTAGTGCAGAGAAACTGTATGGCTTGATCCACGCTCGCTTTATCCTAACCAACCGGGGCATCGAACTGATGTTGGAGAAGTACAATAAGGGCGAATTCGGGACGTGTCCACGAGTATTTTGCCATCAGCAGCCGGTGCTGCCCATTGGCTTGAGCGATAATCCCGGCGAGGATATGGTCGCCATCTATTGCCCGAAGTGCAATGATGTGTACATTCCCAAGGCATCGAGACACTCGAATCTGGATGGAGCCTTCTTTGGCACTGGATTCCCTCATATGCTGTTCATGGAGAAACCGGATGCTAGGCCCAAGCGGGGAAAGCAGAAGTTTGTGCCCAG GCTTTTTGGCTTTAAGATCCACCACACGGCCTACCGAACTGCCGCTGAGAACCAAAAAGATGCGACAGTGTCGCCAGTGGGAGAAATCGATAGCCCATCCCACATCTGA
- the LOC117137410 gene encoding dehydrogenase/reductase SDR family member on chromosome X: MLGTLLWIFFVGLLLCAFLFSKTTKEFPKSWFEWKTEFRYQYLGIVGLVHDAQYKARDRVALYKQPDRIAVITGGNRGIGLRIVEKLLACDMTVVMGVRDPKSAETAVASIVDLKATKGKLICEQLDVGDLKSVKAFAQLIKERYSKVDLLLNNAGIMFAPFKLTADGYESHFAINFLGHFLLTHLLLPQLRAAGKEGRNSRIVNVSSCVNLIGRINYKDINGTKHYYPGTAYSQSKLAQILFTRHLQTLLDAEKSHVQVNVVHPGIVDTDLFEHSATTSVPIFKKLFFKTPERGSRTVVFAAIDPSIEGQGGTYLSNGGKGPFHPDAKKPAKCEQLFQFSCDLLKIQQYGNGEY; the protein is encoded by the exons ATGTTGGGAACTTTGCTGTGGATTTTCTTCGTCGGCCTGCTGCTGTGCGCGTTCCTCTTTTCGAAGACCACCAAGGAGTTCCCGAAGTCCTGGTTCGAGTGGAAGACTGAGTTTCGGTATCAGTACCTGGGAATCGTCGGGCTCGTCCACGATGCCCAGTATAAAGCACGGGATCGAGTGG CACTTTATAAACAACCGGACCGCATTGCTGTCATCACCGGAGGCAATCGCGGCATCGGACTGCGGATCGTGGAGAAGCTGCTGGCCTGCGACATGACTGTCGTCATGG GCGTTCGTGATCCCAAAAGTGCCGAAACCGCAGTTGCATCGATAGTGGACCTAAAAGCTACCAAGGGTAAGCTCATCTGCGAGCAACTGGATGTTGGGGATCTGAAATCCGTAAAGGCCTTTGCCCAGCTCATCAAGGAGCGGTATTCAAAAGTGGATTTGTTGCTGAACAATGCTGGCATCATGTTTGCGCCCTTCAAACTAACCGCCGATGGCTACGAGTCTCACTTTGCCATCAACTTCCTGGGTCACTTTCTGCTCACCCACCTGCTCCTGCCTCAATTGAGGGCGGCAGGCAAGGAGGGAAGGAACTCCAGGATCGTGAACGTCAGCTCCTGCGTAAATCTCATTGGACGCATCAACTATAAGGACATCAACGGAAC GAAACACTATTACCCGGGAACCGCCTACAGTCAGTCCAAGCTTGCTCAAATCTTGTTCACCCGTCATCTGCAGACACTGCTCGATGCGGAAAAGTCGCACGTGCAGGTCAACGTAGTGCATCCGGGCATTGTGGACACGGATCTGTTCGAGCACTCGGCCACCACATCGGTGCCCATCTTTAAGAAGCTATTCTTCAAGACTCCGGAACGGGGATCCCGCACGGTGGTCTTCGCGGCCATTGATCCCTCCATCGAGGGCCAGGGTGGCACTTACCTCTCCAACGGCGGAAAGGGGCCTTTCCATCCGGATGCCAAGAAGCCGGCCAAGTGCGAGCAGCTTTTCCAGTTCTCCTGCGACCTGCTGAAGATTCAGCAGTACGGAAATGGCGAATACTAA
- the LOC117137594 gene encoding uncharacterized protein LOC117137594, with protein MVTKLLLLLPFVAIVRTEVDFTDGRIAPYAPAGWHPQIPFNLPNEYVPPIRPGQEVEITKARVDQFDPVEKPKPNYLPPKQLDIPEEDIFPPSRPSNQYGPPDPKFKIIYPDDEEPVTAKDVVDNQQPKIREGRYFVISQDNRLQRVTFSSQQNENAEDFTAQLTYSTVGQLKDPVYRYNSQGQLERVLK; from the exons ATGGTGACAAAG TTGCTTCTACTGCTGCCATTTGTGGCCATTGTACGAACTGAAGTGGATTTTACTGATGGACGTATAGCACCTTATGCACCAGCTGGGTGGCATCCGCAGATTCCATTCAACTTACCCAACGAGTATGTGCCTCCTATCCGACCAGGTCAAGAAGTAGAAATCACAAAGGCACGAGTCGACCAGTTCGATCCAGTGGAAAAGCCCAAGCCAAATTATTTGCCTCCAAAACAACTGGATATACCCGAGGAAGATATTTTTCCACCCTCCCGACCGTCTAATCAGTACGGTCCTCCAGATCCGaaatttaaaatcatttatcCCGACGATGAGGAGCCAGTTACTGCAAAAGATGTCGTAGACAATCAGCAGCCCAAAATCAGAGAGGGACGTTACTTCGTCATTTCGCAGGACAATAGGCTGCAGAGAGTTACTTTCAGCTCCCAGCAAAACGAGAATGCAGAGGATTTTACGGCTCAGTTGACTTACTCCACTGTGGGGCAACTCAAGGATCCAGTGTATCGATACAACAGCCAGGGACAACTGGAGAGGGTCCTGAAGTAG
- the LOC117135868 gene encoding uncharacterized protein LOC117135868, whose protein sequence is AVAASHRRGDGGVASPDEDEEATAAAAAHDPLLPADQQLADAVVRGMGLGLTTTRSDLSESEHPTAHGTGAIRRTPSTSSEEEEEDLEDHELVPSPDLTSVDRSERYSDIRQLLARQQPVAAALEGISGAQWIVGDGYDLEAFNQVNGVWPLGHPLPLPDWSSSESAGKGTLIFDNVWQYEELNGIVETTLQRMLEETHYNTVNLFVDFYRSFKRTRRSDLRSFFQFYDVPINRRHHMCVSLAFEIMARMVQMFPVLANYLYVVSCEEQVMDCNDYVQLDEECGLNSVDAGVEKEHVMVAMRIAIGERRGVMILDPGYHVSRAVTVMQDQSYPHTGWFTQSKEPHLQRDYCYAYSQQKGKFVEWKEREIRGEDTSYKTSLIYVAQEYITAIDVTVRRNLVYNFRSLLSRDAKGQVYAGIYFPLVANGQEAYLTIFYDGPNEQRVRTKLMFSAFKVGKGKLPDYVGQHLSRLAPQLKMPLPELTELCKSLAEVVTDQSFISQVLAINDDIGNMSVEN, encoded by the exons GCCGTTGCCGCCAGTCACCGACGGGGGGATGGGGGAGTGGCCTCTccggatgaggatgaggaggccactgccgccgccgctgcccaCGATCCGTTGCTCCCGGCGGATCAGCAGCTGGCGGATGCGGTGGTGCGCGgaatgggattgggattgaCTACGACGCGATCTGATTTATCCGAAAGTGAGCACCCAACTGCACATGGCACTGGCGCCATCCGTCGCACACCCTCCACCTccagcgaggaggaggaggaggacctCGAGGACCACGAGCTGGTGCCTTCGCCCGATCTGACATCGGTGGATAGATCGGAGCGTTACTCCGACATCAGGCAGCTGCTGGCCAGACAGCAGCCCGTCGCAGCCGCGCTGGAGGGCATCTCCGGCGCCCAATGGATAGTGGGCGACGGCTACGACCTGGAGGCCTTCAACCAGGTGAACGGAGTGTGGCCCCTGGGTCATCCGCTGCCGCTGCCCGACTggtcgagctcggagtccgctGGCAAGGGCACCCTGATCTTCGACAACGTCTGGCAGTATGAGGAGCTGAACGGAATAGTGGAGACCACGCTGCAGCGAATGCTGGAGGAGACGCACTACAATACGGTCAACCTCTTCGTCGACTTCTATCGCAGCTTCAAGCGCACCCGTCGCTCCGATCTGCGCAGCTTCTTCCAGTTCTACGATGTACCCATCAACAGACGCCATCACATGTGCGTCTCGCTGGCGTTCGAGATCATGGCCAGGATGGTGCAGATGTTCCCGGTGCTGGCCAACTACCTGTACGTTGTGTCCTGCGAGGAGCAAGTGATGGACTGCAACGACTACGTTCAGCTGGACGAGGAGTGCGGCCTGAATTCGGTGGACGCGGGTGTGGAGAAGGAGCACGTCATGGTGGCCATGCGCATTGCCATCGGCGAGCGACGGGGTGTGATGATCCTTGACCCAGGTTACCATGTCAGCCGGGCGGTGACTGTTATGCAGGATCAGAGCTATCCGCACACTG GCTGGTTCACCCAATCCAAGGAGCCGCATCTGCAGCGTGATTATTGCTATGCCTACAGTCAGCAGAAAGGCAAATTCGTGGAGTGGAAGGAGCGCGAGATCCGTGGCGAGGATACCAGCTACAAGACATCGCTGATCTACGTGGCCCAGGAGTACATCACGGCCATCGACGTGACCGTGCGCCGCAATCTGGTGTACAACTTCCGATCGCTGCTCTCCCGCGACGCCAAGGGTCAGGTCTATGCGGGCATCTACTTCCCGCTGGTGGCCAACGGCCAGGAGGCCTACCTCACCATCTTCTACGACGGACCCAATGAGCAGCGAGTGCGGACGAAGCTGATGTTCAGCGCGTTTAAAGTGGGCAAGGGAAAG CTGCCGGACTATGTGGGTCAACATCTTAGCAGGCTGGCTCCGCAATTGAAGATGCCTCTGCCGGAACTGACCGAACTGTGCAAATCCCTGGCCGAGGTGGTCACCGACCAGAGCTTCATCAGCCAGGTGCTGGCCATAAACGATGACATCGGCAACATGTCCGTGGAGAATTGA